A stretch of DNA from Triticum dicoccoides isolate Atlit2015 ecotype Zavitan chromosome 2A, WEW_v2.0, whole genome shotgun sequence:
aagACCATCCATTTCAACCTTTAGCATAGTTTGATCATTTGCACTGGTACAGTTTGAGTATCAAAAGCACGCTCCATATTGACAGGTCAAAAATCAGGAAATCCATCTTGTTGTAATAAAAAGCTAAGAACAAGATGTGGCAGAGCTTGCGAACATCACATGACAAGCAACATCCGTACAGACCGACCTGCTATCTTTTATACAACATGCGACTAGCACATATTTGCATCAACATAGAAGTGCACCAGCGAGTACAATGCCGAGAACGGCATGGGATCTACACAAGAAAAGATCAACACCACGCAGCAGATACGGAGCTTCACAGTTTATACGAGGAATTTACATGAAGCATATAACTTAAAAATAACATATGTTTATGCAGCTCTACCAAATATATAATACATATGCAAATATGGCATATTTAGATACGAGGTTGAATAACAAATGTAGTACAGTAGTTGTTTCTGATGTACCACATACACAGTGTATCCGTACTGCTGGCTGTTATCTGATCCATAAGTTTTTTCTCAAGAGAGCACCTGATTGATTGATCCATTACAACAAGGAAAAATACACGGAACCCTTAATTTTCTGACTGCACGGGCAAAGGTGGATTGTTGATTTGGAGTTTTAGCGGCTCGGTGATAACTGCATGAACCGTGCTCACCATTTCGTTTGGCGAGCTAAATCCATCAGTCTGAGAGTAGAACAAGTGAACTATCTTGCACATCTTCCAGAACAGCTCCTTGCACGGCCTAGGAACAACTGTGTTTTCCCTAAGAACCAACTTTAGCAAGCCTTTTCTACATGAGGCTATGGCCTTCTGTATCATCTCTTTAGCCGTTTCAATTGACATAGAACCACCACTGTGGAGAACAAGTAGTGAGACATAATCCAGGTTTCCCTCCCTGCTCTCCCTCTGTAATAAATAGATTAAAAGATTGTCAGGGTACCAAAGTACAACATGCAGGTCGAAAATACATGAGACAACAGTGATGAGTAATTACTACTATTCtcttcattattattattattattattatataataACAGGATACACAACTACTAGATGTATTATACGGAGTAGCTTCTAAGAGTAAACATCAGTCCGTCTTCTACCATCGTCTGGAACTCCTAAGAATACCATACAAGCACATAGATGTGTGTTTTACAAGAATAAATTCTTGACAAGATCATGAATGACTACAATTTTTGTTTTTTGTTAGAACTTGTATGCCTGAGGATTACTATAGTGCCTCTATCTTACCACATACCTGTTTACAGTTTGTTCGGCAACCATCAGGATATTTTTACATATTAAGATGAAAGGAATTTCCCTGTTGTGGTGTCTGAAGCATATATAACTTGAAAATAGCATGTGTTTATGCAGCTATACTAGATTTAGAATACATATGTGAATGTGACGTGCGTAGATATGAAGTTGAGGATAAAGGGAACCCAAATACCTCAAGGCCTTGGATATCATTGAGGAGACGACCAATAGTGCTCGTTAGCCTAAATAACTCGTTGTATTCTTGATCTTGGACAACACATCCCGAGAGCTTTGGCCCAATAAAGTACAATGATGTGAGCACAATGGGCCCCAGTGTGAAGGAAACAACTGCATTTGACATGTATTGCTCAACTGTTGGCACATATTTTCTCATCCGCCATTCTGCCTCAGACATCATAGACCTCAACAGCTGTAGCCACTGCAGATGGACTCAACATGTCAGTGCTGAACAATTTTTTGTTTTGAGAAATAGGCAAACACAATGGAAACTCACTAATTCTATCAAGTGCTTTCGAACATCACGGTTTTGTATTGCAGAATCTACTGCTCCAAGCTGATTGACTATAGTAtagatagcataaaacaatattttCACTTGCTTAGAGCGGAACTCATCTTTGGGGTGATCATCCCACCTAAGATAAACATTAGCAAATCAGGACCACAACGTGTTAGCAATGCGCGACACACCAACTCCACTTACAAAATGAAGGACCAAAGGGGTTACTTCTCAACTAATGTTATGAggttttcatgttcttcttttgatcCACCAACATCGAAGAAATCATCAACAACAGTTGTGAGCACACCATTTTTGGCCCACGACATGCGAGCATCAGACAGTTCAGGAGGAAatatagtagcagcagcagcaagatAACAATATGTCAGCTTCTGCCGTGCAAATTGTAATTGGTCCAGCCGGTTCCCTTTCACCCAACTATTGCCACAAGTATTTCCAAATTAACTAAGAAAGAAAGTTAATATGGCAAGAGAGCATAGATGTTACATTACCTTTCAAGATGCAGGAGCTCATCCTGGTAAATAGATTGAGAAACATTGAAATCTTCGATAGCCAAAGCCAGGAAATCTTGGTTGACACCACATGGCCTAATTCAGCAAAATGTCTGGAATTGGTGCCGAACATCTTTATTTATATGATTTTACAAACATCAAAGTGTTCAATGTTCCTCTTGTGGCCTATACGTTCCACTCTGGCATAAAAGGGAAATTTAAGAGCATACTCAACCTGAAATTACAAAAAACATAGAAACAGTAAATACCCAATAAAAGCTAGAACTAGTCCACTTTCTGAGATTTAAATTTCATGCAAGGACCTCTTGAAAGATTGGTGTTGTTTGCACCCGATCAGAGAACGACTTTTCTGTCAATAACCTGTCTGACCAGTAGCCTATGTTATCTAGGATAAATTCCTTTTCTGATACACtgacttttgaagctttgtacaatTCCAATATAGATTTTGTATCATTTAAATATCCCTGAAGTGAATTATGGAAAGTGGATTCACCAACATGATACAAATCATCTGCGTTAATTGAAATTAGTGAGTTAAATTAAATATACAAAAAACAGAAAGATAACATTTGTAAGACATGAAATTCCCTTCCAAAGGAAGTACCCGAGGAAACATCATATCCATTCATTCGCAAAAGACGAAATGCCATTGCGCATGCTGCTACATCTAGCATGATTTCCTTGTCTCTCTGTAACCAGAAACTGCAAAGTGGATACAATGAATTTTACAAGATATGGAAGATACATATCAGAACTTTATTCACGACCATTACCTGTATGCCACGTCTAGGATTCTCTTTATCTCACTAGAAAAATGTTGAGATATCCCGATGTTTTCTAGAGAATCTACCAATGAAAGCTGACAATGTATATTTGTTGGATAAACTGTTTGCACCGCAAAAGTCTAGTGTCGTTAGGTATCTAGTCACATTCTAAGACCTTACAAATTCCTGACAAAGAAAGCTAGATAGACTAACCTGAACCGCCAAATTTACTGACAAGCAAATTTAGGTACTGTAGGGCTTTGTCATCAAAATTGTGGATTAGTGCAGCAGCAGTTGTGGAAGGAGAGTTGAACAATGACCCATTCTTCCTCTGGAACTTCATAACTTGATTCCAGTCCAGTAGGTTTCCTAGCCCTTCAGCAACATAAGCCATATATGCTTTTCTCCCATCAGATTTATCCCCAACAAATCTGAATCAAGTCCATATCTATAAGATCCAGATTTTTGAAATAATAGTCACATGTAATACATATGCAGGAAAAGACAAATGTGAATGACATGTGGCCCTTTTCCCCTTCAAGTCATGGTTCCtagaaaataattcaaaaatagaaCTTCGTACTAAAAAATGTTCATCTTCTACAAGAAAAAAAGACAAGCAGCCAGTCCCAAAAACCTAGCTTTCAAAACCAGCTATCCCTGAAGTTGTAAACACGATCAGAAGTGAAATACACCACGATTTTCATGCCAGAACTGTCACAGACAAACCTTTTCAGTTCCACCTCCCGGAGATGAAGAATCCTATCAAGCTCATTTTGTCCAACCGGAAATTCCAAACCCATCTCCATCCCAAGGCTAAGCATACCCGAAAACGTGATATTGAAGCCTATAGGAGCAACACTCTGCTCATTTGTAACAATGGAGAAATTTCTTCCGATGAAACGTAGTCCTGTTAGTACCATTTTCATCGCATCAAGGCCACATTGATTTGGTAAATCTTGAAAATACAAGATAATAAAACAAGAATAAAGGGTATGAAAATTCATCTTTGTTCATAGCTCTTTTGATATGCTCACCACCAACATTCCATCTCTTAAGTGCCAGCACACAAGCCAATGTGGATGAGAGGACATCCTTGTTGACGGAGGAGTCCATTTGGACTAGACCCCAAGATCCATTGCTCTGCTGATTTTGTAGGACACATTCAACACACTGAGGGAAGCATGGAACTTGAGGAGAGCCCCGCAAGGGCACCATAGCCACCCACGCGGTGTCGTAGGAAGATG
This window harbors:
- the LOC119358108 gene encoding ent-kaur-16-ene synthase, chloroplastic-like, which translates into the protein MAAGADAQGKVILWAERESGEEDEDEVERKARIRKQLLEPELLPSSYDTAWVAMVPLRGSPQVPCFPQCVECVLQNQQSNGSWGLVQMDSSVNKDVLSSTLACVLALKRGLRFIGRNFSIVTNEQSVAPIGFNITFSGMLSLGMEMGLEFPVGQNELDRILHLREVELKRFVGDKSDGRKAYMAYVAEGLGNLLDWNQVMKFQRKNGSLFNSPSTTAAALIHNFDDKALQYLNLLVSKFGGSVYPTNIHCQLSLVDSLENIGISQHFSSEIKRILDVAYSFWLQRDKEIMLDVAACAMAFRLLRMNGYDVSSDDLYHVGESTFHNSLQGYLNDTKSILELYKASKVSVSEKEFILDNIGYWSDRLLTEKSFSDRVQTTPIFQEVEYALKFPFYARVERIGHKRNIEHFDAMWYFNVSQSIYQDELLHLESWVKGNRLDQLQFARQKLTYCYLAAAATIFPPELSDARMSWAKNGVLTTVVDDFFDVGGSKEEHENLITLVEKWDDHPKDEFRSKQVKILFYAIYTIVNQLGAVDSAIQNRDVRKHLIELWLQLLRSMMSEAEWRMRKYVPTVEQYMSNAVVSFTLGPIVLTSLYFIGPKLSGCVVQDQEYNELFRLTSTIGRLLNDIQGLERESREGNLDYVSLLVLHSGGSMSIETAKEMIQKAIASCRKGLLKLVLRENTVVPRPCKELFWKMCKIVHLFYSQTDGFSSPNEMVSTVHAVITEPLKLQINNPPLPVQSEN